A stretch of the Archangium violaceum genome encodes the following:
- a CDS encoding efflux RND transporter permease subunit codes for MSDSTHKPPRLALAYASLLVRRPGLVLLALLALFGVSLWGTSKLTINSNQLDLISQELPEVKEVKRVIDMVGGSGYLMLALRADSEPTLKKVADDIAAKLLADKEHVRFITYKVPVEFVQQNMALFIKTEDLLEGKSRIMAWLKDQLRRNNPFFIEIQKTEPVKLELTDLINKYSSVGKKSIRDDYYISQDRKMMLILIKPMWDSNQLGKTKAFVEHLRKELAAYSKSEQSGGVEVVEDYDTMGNDKLVAYGFTGAYKTAVDDSYAIEESLEPVSLLAFAAIFLITILAFRKWVPTLIVAIGTVVGTIITMGFTYATVGELNMITSILGGLLLGFGIDYGIHFIFRTRLELGQGKPYDQAIQDAVVNAGRPALVSAVVTAGSFFVLMISEFRGFSQFGFLAGCGTFIIGFLLFAWSPALLALLGRINPELPKKLIGEMKPPAPQSVDTGKELRIPRPGLMLVVSTVIVGFMCAFAIPWSDVDVPTDRPATLAERIKAGVRFNYNSRALIPEGQPSVKLQDEITTRFDISSDPIAVYTKTLEEAKAVYDELTDPKNKEKYSTIDQVVSIYTFVPPAETAAANAKILAEWKEELKDIDVAALPPETQDKAALFMKMLEARPFDVHGVPEIYSSQFRHLPETKPENHGYLTFIYPAVDLWDGKKMLTFVDQTSHIPTPEVKDATGKVLAPAMERRAAGAAPLFARLARIVLSDGQLTVLLVTLWILVMHFLDFRNMKLALASVIPLTVGLAMMLGIMTLGDLHLNFMNIIILPILLGFGVSHGLYLLHRFLEGTSPVVALRSVGAAVASSTLTTAAGFAALLVASHNGLRSMGVVACIGLITTLVVSFTVLAAVMQVMWDRLPRKLKDGVVHTSSQQPSDASKSEAA; via the coding sequence ATGAGTGACTCGACCCACAAGCCGCCGCGCCTTGCTCTCGCCTATGCCAGCCTGCTGGTCCGCCGACCCGGGCTCGTCCTCCTCGCGCTGCTCGCGCTGTTCGGCGTGTCGCTGTGGGGAACCTCGAAGCTGACCATCAACTCCAACCAGCTCGACCTCATCTCGCAGGAGCTGCCCGAGGTGAAGGAGGTCAAGCGCGTCATCGACATGGTCGGTGGCAGCGGCTACCTCATGTTGGCCCTGCGCGCCGACAGCGAGCCCACGCTCAAGAAGGTCGCCGACGACATCGCGGCGAAGCTGCTGGCGGACAAGGAGCACGTCCGCTTCATCACCTACAAGGTGCCGGTCGAGTTCGTGCAGCAGAACATGGCCCTCTTCATCAAGACGGAGGACCTGCTCGAGGGCAAGAGCCGCATCATGGCCTGGCTCAAGGATCAGCTGCGCCGCAACAACCCCTTCTTCATCGAAATCCAGAAGACCGAGCCGGTGAAGCTCGAGCTGACGGACCTCATCAACAAGTACAGCAGCGTCGGCAAGAAGAGCATCCGGGACGACTACTACATCTCCCAGGATCGCAAGATGATGCTCATCCTCATCAAGCCGATGTGGGACTCCAACCAGCTCGGCAAGACGAAGGCGTTCGTGGAGCACCTGCGCAAGGAGCTCGCGGCCTACTCCAAGAGCGAGCAGTCCGGCGGCGTGGAGGTGGTGGAGGACTACGACACGATGGGCAATGACAAGCTCGTGGCCTACGGCTTCACCGGCGCCTACAAGACGGCGGTGGACGACTCGTACGCCATCGAGGAGTCGCTCGAGCCGGTGTCCCTGCTCGCCTTCGCGGCCATCTTCCTCATCACCATCCTGGCCTTCCGCAAGTGGGTGCCCACCCTCATCGTGGCCATCGGCACGGTCGTCGGCACCATCATCACCATGGGCTTCACCTACGCCACCGTGGGCGAGCTCAACATGATCACCAGCATCCTCGGCGGCCTGCTGCTGGGGTTCGGCATCGACTACGGCATCCACTTCATCTTCCGCACGCGGCTGGAGCTGGGACAGGGCAAGCCCTATGACCAGGCCATCCAGGACGCGGTGGTGAACGCGGGCCGGCCGGCGCTGGTGTCCGCGGTGGTGACGGCGGGCTCGTTCTTCGTGCTGATGATCAGCGAGTTCCGCGGCTTCAGCCAGTTCGGCTTCCTGGCTGGCTGCGGCACCTTCATCATCGGCTTCCTGCTCTTCGCCTGGAGCCCGGCGCTGCTGGCGTTGTTGGGCCGCATCAACCCCGAGCTGCCCAAGAAGCTCATCGGCGAGATGAAGCCGCCCGCCCCGCAGAGCGTCGACACGGGCAAGGAGCTGCGCATCCCCCGGCCCGGCCTGATGCTCGTGGTGAGCACGGTCATCGTGGGCTTCATGTGCGCCTTCGCCATCCCCTGGAGCGACGTGGACGTGCCCACGGATCGCCCCGCCACCCTGGCCGAGCGCATCAAGGCCGGCGTGCGCTTCAACTACAACAGCCGCGCCCTCATCCCCGAGGGCCAGCCGTCGGTGAAGCTGCAGGATGAGATCACCACGCGCTTCGACATCTCCAGCGACCCCATCGCCGTCTACACGAAGACGCTGGAGGAGGCGAAGGCCGTCTACGACGAGCTCACCGACCCGAAGAACAAGGAGAAGTACTCCACCATCGACCAGGTGGTGAGCATCTACACCTTCGTCCCGCCGGCGGAGACAGCCGCGGCCAACGCGAAGATCCTCGCCGAGTGGAAGGAGGAGCTGAAGGACATCGACGTGGCGGCGCTGCCTCCGGAGACCCAGGACAAGGCGGCCCTCTTCATGAAGATGCTGGAGGCCAGGCCCTTCGACGTGCACGGCGTGCCGGAGATCTACTCCTCGCAGTTCCGCCACCTGCCGGAGACGAAGCCGGAGAACCACGGCTACCTGACGTTCATCTACCCGGCCGTGGACCTGTGGGACGGCAAGAAGATGCTCACCTTCGTGGACCAGACGAGCCACATCCCCACGCCCGAGGTGAAGGACGCCACGGGCAAGGTGCTCGCCCCCGCGATGGAGCGGCGGGCCGCGGGCGCGGCGCCCCTGTTCGCCCGGCTGGCGCGCATCGTGCTCTCCGACGGTCAGCTGACGGTGCTCCTGGTGACGCTGTGGATCCTGGTGATGCACTTCCTGGACTTCCGCAACATGAAGCTGGCGCTGGCCTCCGTCATCCCGCTCACGGTGGGTCTGGCGATGATGCTGGGCATCATGACGCTCGGTGACCTGCACCTGAACTTCATGAACATCATCATCCTGCCCATCCTCCTGGGCTTCGGGGTGAGCCACGGCCTCTACCTGCTGCACCGCTTCCTCGAGGGCACCTCGCCCGTGGTCGCGCTGCGCAGCGTGGGCGCCGCGGTGGCCTCGTCCACGCTGACGACGGCCGCGGGCTTCGCCGCCCTGCTGGTGGCCAGCCACAACGGCCTGAGGTCCATGGGCGTCGTGGCGTGCATCGGCCTCATCACCACCCTGGTGGTGTCCTTCACCGTGCTCGCCGCGGTGATGCAGGTGATGTGGGACCGGCTGCCGCGCAAGCTGAAGGACGGTGTGGTGCACACGTCCTCCCAGCAGCCCTCCGACGCGTCCAAGTCCGAGGCGGCCTGA
- a CDS encoding urease accessory protein UreF, with product MGYPWRVLQLADSGFPTGGFAHSGGLEAAVQQGEVRGREGLERFVRELLWQAGHGALPLLSEAWREPSSLEALDARAEAFLTNHVANRASRTQGRAFLDTCARIFPEPVGPLRHSARAAGLRYHHAPLFGAVLRALDVGLSDAQQLHLSLTLRGALSAAVRMGIVGTHESHQLQHLCAPLLDEVFDACAGLGVESLAQTSPLMDLLGSTHDRLYSRLFLS from the coding sequence ATGGGCTACCCGTGGAGGGTGTTGCAACTGGCGGACTCGGGCTTCCCCACCGGGGGCTTCGCGCACTCGGGGGGGTTGGAGGCGGCGGTGCAGCAGGGCGAGGTGCGCGGCCGTGAGGGGCTGGAGCGCTTCGTCCGGGAGCTGCTCTGGCAGGCGGGGCACGGCGCGCTGCCGCTGCTGAGCGAGGCCTGGCGCGAGCCCTCCTCGCTGGAGGCGCTGGACGCTCGCGCGGAGGCGTTCCTCACCAACCACGTGGCCAACCGGGCGAGCCGCACCCAGGGGCGGGCCTTCCTGGACACGTGCGCGCGCATCTTCCCCGAGCCCGTGGGTCCGCTGCGGCACTCCGCCCGGGCGGCGGGGCTGCGCTATCACCACGCGCCCCTCTTCGGCGCGGTGCTGCGCGCGCTGGATGTGGGGTTGTCCGACGCGCAGCAGCTCCACCTGTCCCTCACCTTGAGGGGCGCGCTGTCCGCGGCGGTGCGGATGGGCATCGTGGGCACGCACGAGTCCCACCAGCTCCAGCACCTGTGCGCTCCGTTGCTGGACGAGGTGTTCGACGCCTGCGCCGGGCTGGGCGTGGAGTCGTTGGCCCAGACGTCACCGTTGATGGACCTGCTCGGCTCCACGCACGACCGGCTCTACTCGCGACTCTTTCTCTCCTGA
- a CDS encoding site-specific recombinase has translation MSVPLLQPAPLREGRSSREVDAFCVEFAPRSPGHPAVRDLQRLLADVPEEGLEARLEWVERCVAWLREPKPVVGLVEAAEPEAPAPVTRLALLVRVLEARASAREPVVALVREVLSGTSGLRLFSQVGIPTRQGFFSEVSDRLTRRLLPSPPEDHQLSELLLRLFPEPGDATWLETLPPALLARLSALVEGSAPSPARAPEVVVRTDLVDALGLLSVQTAALGLAEDVRERCPEVSFRASPFLKLRRICEGVLARDAAPDSLRELGDVVEECRQVVAIVSSHLEQYGVSVDLVYRLERIRRSLERMEAIARVLGATAGEARWREGIALVADLVRRAHADHSIRALVAGNARLLARKVIERAGHTGEHYITTTRAEYHHMVHSAAGGGLITAFTAIIKLYTVTLALAPFFYGLALAGNYVASFLMMQVTGSTLATKQPSMTAATLGSAIGHGGTAGRLSRLLELMPRLTRSQLATALGNMGTVLPAAVGLSMAFAWWRGHPLLNQAQAHYVVDALHPWHSGTIFYAALTGVLLWMSSLVAGWLENWAVYHRIPEALAHHRALRRVLGDSGAKRLSDVFANHIAGLGGNVSIGVLLALPPLVGSFFGLPLDVRHVTLSFGQLCLAGYALGPEALLRPDFLAALGGIALTLAINFGVSFSLALGVALRARDVPLADTVRMVRLVAARFLREPRAFLLPPRE, from the coding sequence ATGTCCGTCCCCCTCCTGCAACCAGCCCCCCTGCGTGAAGGGCGCTCCTCCCGCGAGGTGGACGCCTTCTGCGTCGAGTTCGCCCCGAGATCCCCGGGCCACCCCGCCGTCAGGGATTTGCAGCGGCTCCTGGCCGACGTGCCCGAGGAAGGCCTCGAGGCCCGGCTGGAGTGGGTGGAGCGATGTGTCGCCTGGCTGCGCGAGCCCAAACCCGTGGTGGGGTTGGTGGAAGCCGCCGAACCCGAGGCCCCCGCGCCGGTCACACGACTGGCCCTGTTGGTGCGCGTGCTGGAGGCCCGGGCCTCGGCCCGCGAGCCCGTGGTCGCGCTGGTGCGCGAGGTGCTGTCCGGCACGAGCGGATTGAGGCTCTTCTCCCAGGTGGGCATCCCCACCCGGCAGGGCTTCTTCAGCGAGGTGTCGGACCGGCTCACCCGCCGCCTGCTGCCCTCGCCGCCCGAGGACCACCAGCTCTCGGAATTGCTGCTGCGCCTCTTTCCCGAGCCCGGAGACGCCACCTGGTTGGAGACGCTGCCACCGGCGCTGCTCGCACGGCTCTCCGCCCTGGTGGAGGGAAGCGCCCCATCGCCCGCGCGAGCACCGGAGGTGGTGGTGCGCACCGACCTGGTGGACGCCCTGGGCCTGCTCTCCGTGCAGACGGCGGCCCTGGGGCTGGCCGAGGACGTGAGGGAGCGCTGCCCGGAGGTGTCCTTCCGCGCCTCGCCCTTCCTGAAGCTGCGCCGGATATGCGAGGGCGTGCTGGCCCGCGACGCCGCACCGGACTCGCTGCGGGAGCTGGGCGACGTGGTGGAGGAGTGCCGTCAGGTGGTGGCCATCGTCTCCAGCCACCTCGAGCAATACGGGGTGAGCGTGGACCTGGTGTACCGGCTGGAGCGCATCCGCCGGAGCCTGGAGCGCATGGAGGCCATTGCCCGGGTGCTGGGCGCGACAGCGGGCGAGGCACGTTGGAGGGAAGGCATCGCGCTGGTGGCGGACCTGGTGCGCCGGGCCCACGCGGACCACTCCATCCGCGCGCTGGTGGCGGGCAACGCGCGGCTGCTGGCACGCAAGGTCATCGAGCGCGCCGGCCACACGGGCGAGCACTACATCACCACCACGCGGGCCGAGTACCACCACATGGTGCACTCGGCGGCGGGCGGCGGGCTCATCACCGCCTTCACCGCCATCATCAAGCTGTACACGGTCACGCTCGCGCTGGCGCCCTTCTTCTACGGGCTCGCGCTGGCGGGCAACTACGTGGCCAGCTTCCTGATGATGCAGGTGACGGGCTCCACGCTGGCCACCAAGCAGCCCTCCATGACGGCGGCCACGCTGGGGAGCGCCATCGGCCACGGCGGCACCGCCGGGCGGCTCTCACGCCTCCTGGAGCTCATGCCCCGCCTCACCCGCTCACAGCTCGCCACGGCGCTGGGAAACATGGGCACCGTGCTGCCGGCGGCGGTGGGGCTCTCCATGGCCTTCGCCTGGTGGCGGGGACACCCGCTGCTCAACCAGGCCCAGGCCCACTACGTGGTGGACGCGCTGCACCCCTGGCACAGCGGCACCATCTTCTACGCCGCGCTGACGGGCGTGCTGCTGTGGATGTCCAGCCTCGTGGCGGGGTGGTTGGAGAACTGGGCGGTGTACCATCGCATCCCCGAGGCGCTCGCCCATCACCGGGCGCTGCGACGGGTGCTGGGCGACTCCGGGGCGAAGAGGCTGTCGGACGTCTTCGCGAACCACATCGCCGGCCTGGGGGGCAATGTGAGCATCGGCGTGCTCCTGGCACTGCCTCCCCTGGTGGGCTCCTTCTTCGGGCTGCCCCTGGACGTGCGCCACGTGACGCTGTCCTTCGGGCAGCTGTGCCTGGCCGGGTACGCGCTGGGGCCCGAGGCCCTGCTGCGGCCGGACTTCCTCGCGGCCCTGGGAGGCATTGCCCTCACCCTGGCCATCAACTTCGGAGTATCTTTCTCGCTCGCCCTGGGAGTGGCCCTGCGCGCCCGGGACGTGCCCCTGGCCGACACGGTGCGCATGGTGCGCCTGGTGGCCGCTCGCTTCCTGAGGGAGCCCCGCGCCTTCCTGCTTCCCCCCCGGGAGTGA
- the ureG gene encoding urease accessory protein UreG — MHDDHRGHGHDEDHDHTHEEWDHPGHFHEREEPKRRDFKERAFTIGIGGPVGSGKTALVLALCRALRDNYRLGVVTNDIFTREDAEFLVRNKALSPERIKAVETGGCPHAAIREDISHNLLALEELMEELKPQLLLVESGGDNLAAQYSRELADYTVYVIDVAGGDKVPRKGGPGITQSDLLVINKTDLAPHVGADLSVMERDARKMRGDGPFVFTQVTKGVGLQEVIDHLLGAWRKATGSA, encoded by the coding sequence ATGCACGATGACCACCGCGGCCACGGCCACGATGAAGACCACGACCATACGCATGAGGAGTGGGACCATCCGGGGCACTTCCACGAGCGCGAGGAGCCCAAGCGCCGCGACTTCAAGGAGCGGGCCTTCACCATCGGTATCGGTGGGCCGGTGGGGAGTGGGAAGACGGCGCTGGTGCTGGCGCTGTGCCGGGCGCTTCGGGACAACTACCGGCTGGGCGTGGTGACCAACGACATCTTCACCAGGGAGGACGCCGAGTTCCTGGTGCGCAACAAGGCCCTCTCTCCCGAGCGCATCAAGGCGGTGGAGACGGGTGGGTGCCCGCATGCGGCCATCCGCGAGGACATCAGCCACAACCTGCTGGCGCTCGAGGAGCTCATGGAGGAGCTCAAGCCGCAGCTGCTCCTCGTGGAGAGCGGGGGCGACAACCTGGCGGCGCAGTACAGCCGCGAGCTGGCGGACTACACCGTCTACGTCATCGACGTGGCGGGCGGGGACAAGGTGCCGCGCAAGGGTGGACCGGGCATCACCCAGTCCGACCTGCTGGTCATCAACAAGACGGACCTGGCGCCGCACGTGGGCGCGGACCTGTCGGTGATGGAGCGCGACGCGCGGAAGATGCGCGGCGACGGGCCCTTCGTCTTCACCCAGGTGACGAAGGGCGTGGGGTTGCAGGAGGTCATCGACCACCTGCTGGGAGCCTGGCGCAAGGCCACGGGCTCGGCCTGA